A segment of the Odoribacter splanchnicus DSM 20712 genome:
ATAAGTAATAAACAAGCTGTTATTATTGAAGATTCAAATATTCAAATTAAAGATGCAAAATGAATAGAATAGACCGTATTGCTGCTATATTGATTCAGTTACAATCGCACTCGTTAGTGAAAGCACAGCAAATTTCAGAACGTTTTAATATAAGCATTCGCACTGTATATCGAGATATAAGAACATTGGAAGAGGCAGGCATTCCTATCATAGGAAATCCCGGTATTGGTTATTCACTTGCAGAAGGATTCAAATTATCTCCTCTAATGTTTACTCAAAAAGAGGCTTTGTCCTTTTTGATTGCAGAGAAATTAGTACATGAACTAACTGATTCAAATAGCAACGAACATTATAAGTCTGGAATAGAAAAGATTAGGTCTGTCATGCGTTTTGCAGACAAAAATATGTTAGAAACAATGGAAAAGTGCATGTCTGTATTGGATACTTATAAATCATCTACCTATAAACCTGATATTCTTTTACTTATTTTACAAAGTATATACCAAAAAAGAATTATTGAAATATCTTATTTGGGAAGTAATGCGTTAAGTGTTTCAGAACGAAAGATTGAAGCTGTTGGAATTTTCTTTTCGAGAACTAACTGGTATCTAATAGGCTTTTATCTTCCCAAAGAAACCTATCTTACATTTCGGATAGATAGAATTCAAAAAATGCACATTCTTAATGAATTACAATCACGGGAGCATCCGCCCTTGGAAAAATTCATACGCGAGTTTTATGACAAAGAAAAATTACATGAAATCGTTATAAGAATAGAAAAGAATAAAACCTCCATAATGAATGATGATAAATATTATTACGGATTAACATCTGAGAAAGAGATAGGGGATATGTTTGAGCTTCATTTTCTAACATTTTCAATCAGTAAGTTTGCACATTGGTATCTGTCTTTTGCAGATAGTGCAACTATAATAAGACCAGATTCTTTAAAATATGAAGTTAAAAATATTATCAATAACATTTCTATTTGATTGCTGTCAAATAGTATTTTTAATCGACTAAATGAAAAAAATATTCGACCAAAGATTTTTCCGCTTATTGTCGGAATGCTCACAACGTAAAGTGTCTGCATCTGAATTTGCAGAAGCTATCGAAGAATTGGCGACCCATGTAGCCGATTTCAGTATTACAGAACAAGATTATAGCATTTTACTCCGCTATTTCTCTTTTGGTTTGCATCGTCTTAAATCATACCGTGTATGGTTTGAGCAGGAAAAAAATATCCTATTTGTATCTAATTGATGAAGCGATAGGGCTATTGAATACCGAAATACGCCTAATCGAATGGCGTATCAAGTACCCGGAACAGTTGCAGCAACGCACCAACAAACAAGCCCTTTCCCCTCTCTATCTCGCTGACAGAACCACTCTTATCAATATCATGGAAATAGTTAGCGGGTTGTTCCTTTCCCAAAAGATTGTGTATCAAAATGGCAAGCCTGTTTATTTAGTGGACTTGACGAAAGCCTTTGAATGGCTTTTCAATATCAAGATAGGTGACTGTTACCAAAAGCATGAGGACGTGATAAAACGAAAGCCGGGCAAGCTGACAGAGTTTCTTAATGGACTGGCAGAACTTATCAAAAAGGAACATGACAAGAAAGGATATAGATAATCAGTGACTTATGATTTATTTATAGGGGATTCCATTAGTTCCCCCGTAATTTCTTTGCGCCCGATTTCTGAACTTTGCTTCATCAATCGATTGACAGACCATAATGTATAATCAGAAAAATGAAGCAATCATGTATATAGAGAATGACGATTTCAGCGTATGGATGCAGAAGCTGTACGCCAAACTGGAAGAACTCTGCAAGGATGTACGGGTACTGCGCAATGCCGACAGGGTGCTGCCCGAAGATGACAACCTGCTGGATAATCAGGACTTGTGCCTGCTGTTCAAAGTAAGTATCAAGACCCTGCAACGCTACCGGGCTATCGGTGCGCTGCCGTACTTTACAATCAGCGGAAAAGTGTACTACAAGGCTTCCGATGTCCGGGAGTTCATCAAGGAGCGGTTCAGCGTCACCACGCTACGCCAGTTCGAGAAAGAACACTGCACGAAGAAAAAGAAGTGAATTAAAAAGCCGGGGCGGTTCTGCTCCGGCTTCGCTTTGGGTTTATGGTTTGCCCAGCTTGTCGGCTTGCTCTCTTAGCTGCTCGGCTTGTTCGTTCAACAGCCTTGCCCGTTCCAACGCTTCCGCCTGTTTCCTGCTGCGGTATTCAAAGCCTTTCACCGAATCGGTCAGGCTTCGGATGAAAGCGTTGTCCCGTTCCCGGCTGAACTTCGTTTCCAGCAAATCAAGGCTGCTGCCGTCTGCCTTTCCTTTCATCAGGATATAGCGGTATTTTATATCGTTGTCTTGTAACCGCTGCATTCTTTGTATAAACCGCACATTCAATGCAAGCGACACAAGACAAATGATTATCCCTGCTGAAAGAAGAAAGAACTTGGGTTTCAAATAGGGAGTTACCCGGTATATCAGTTTGTCATGCCATGAAACGGGCGTTGTTTCTCCGGTCGGTGTATCATCAGCCGGGAACAACACCTTTAACCGCTCCTTGAAATATCGGTGCGAGGTCACGATAAGCCCCTTTATATCTTCAAGGTCTTGTTTTTGGTTCTCGGACTGCCCTTTTCCGATACTGCCGATTTGGTTTAGAATCTCCTGTACCGTGTTTTCATGAATGCCGGATTTGCCCTGCATATCCGAAATGCGCTGTTCGATAACGTCCAGTCGGTTAATCGTTTCCTCCCGGCTGGCTGGCGTTACCTGCTTCTCCTGCCGTTCTTTCAGTTCCGTAACCATAGAGAGAAGCCCCTCCAAAATTAAGTTATTTTCCATGTTCCTATAATTTTAAGTGTCGTTTCTTTTTCTTCTTTTTTCTTTCACCGGGATTGTCGGGCGTTTCATCAGCCGGAGAGGACGGGGCAGAGAACAGACCGCCCAAGCCTGCCAGCAGCGGACTGTCGGCTTTGCCCGGTGTCTGTGCTGGTTCCTGAACAGGTGCGGAAACTATCTGCCTATTGTTTCCGGCAGTGTTCAGCCCCGCATCCCCGAAACATTTGTCCAGTTTGGAGAAACTGAAACTGCGGTCTACCTCCGAACCTTTGAACGTGTATTCGCCTTTGGAAAAGGATATGCCCTGTATCTCGCTTGTCTGCCCCTTGTATTTGAACTGGATAGTAATACCCTTTTCCGCTAACCGCTCCTGTAACTGCTGCCAGTTCTTGGACTTCCCGGATTCATTTTTTACAGCGTTGTAAATCTCGTATTTGGATTTGTCCGGTTCTCTCAAACGGTGCTGCTTTACATGCTCCTTGCCTTTAGCGAAATAAAGTCCGTGTTTGGCTTTCAGCTTCTTGCATACCTGCTCGTTACGGTACATGTCGTTCCTGTCCGAAATGGTCTTGCCGTTGTTGTCTATGCGGTTGAACACGATATGCACGTGCGGATGTTCCCGGTCTTGGTGTCGCACGATGATGTACTGCGTATCGGTGATTTTCATTTCACGCATGTACTCCTGTGCAAGCTGTACCATTTTCCCGTCTGTCAGCTTGGGTACGTCCACCGGGGAATAGCTTAGCGCAATATGTCCGACAGGCTTTTTCAGGTCGGGGTTCATCCCGGCTTGCAGAATGAAACTGTGTATGATGTCCCGATTGCTTTCCGCTAACACTCCCTCCGCATGAAGCAAGGCAGCCTGTTCCTTGCCGAGTACATAGTTCACGCAGCCTTTAAATCCGCTTCCCTTTTTTATTTTTCCAATCATCCGACAGTTGGTTTATGATTTCGACAATCCTGTTCTTGAGTTTCACCAGTTCCACCGCTACCAGTGCGAATCCTCCGGCATTCGCCCGGTGCGCCAGCTGGTTGATGTTGTTGGCTTCGCCCGCCAGCTTGCGGATAGTGTCCGCATCCTGCCTGTTCAGCCGGGGCGTTACCTCTGCCGAAACGACCGCCTGCCGGACGTACTCGCTGAGGTGCAGCCCGGCTTCGGTGGCTCGCTTCCTGATTGCGTAGAACTGTAACTCGGTCAGTTTCGTGCTGACTACCCGGTTCTGCTTGTCTATCCGGCTTTTTGCCGGGCGACCTCCCGGTTTGTTCCTTATCCCTGTCATACGTTTTTGCTTTTAGGTGGTATCTTAAAAATTGCGACCAACGGGAGAAATTTTCTTTGCTGTCAAGCAAAGCAAGGTGTTTCGGTCTACCGAAACATAACCTTGCTCTCCCTAATCACACAGCCTGCCGTCTGTTCATGCCGCCAGCCTTGCAGGTCACATCCTTAGCCCTCTCTTTCTTTTTTCACCCGGATTTTGTCTGTTATCCTGCTCCGGCTGGGGCTTGTCGGTAACTGTCAAGTCTTGGGATTGTTTCACTTTAAGGCTACGCAAATAGTCGTTCAGGTCATTGTGACCGCTGTACAGGTGTGATGCGTCACGTACACGCCATTTGTATTCCTGCCTTATGGCTTCAACCGCTTTCCTGCCTGCCTCGTCATTGTCAAGCATACAATGTATATGCCCGTAATCAGCCAACGGATATAAGGCTTTATCCGTGTTGGCGGTGGAGTTCAGAATAACGTAGTCCTGCCAGTCGGTACAAGGCATATCCGGGCTTTTCTGTTGCCGGATAGTGAGGAATGAGAGGAAATCCAAAAAGCCCTCGAACACGAAACAGGTATCTCTCGGCTCTCCCTGCTGCCGTATATGGGTAATGTCTTTCGATGTGCTGCCCTTGAAACGGGGATTGCGAAGCTCGTAACCTCCTGAATCATTTTTGAATGCCAGCGCAAAATAAGGCTTTCCACCGATGCGGTAATACATTTCCTGCACGTATGGGGATGCCGTTCCGGGCGAAATCCCCCTTTCCTGCAAATAGCGTATGAGTGCCGGATTCTGTAACGGCTGTATTCTGCGTATCTCTATCGGGCTGGCTGCTTGCCTTTTCGTGTCCCTTTCGGGCAGGTCTTTCCCGTGAAAGGAAAAAGAGGCGGTGTTGCCCTGTTCCAGTCGGCAGATAGCACCGTAGGCATTGCATCCGTGCTGCTTCATCACAAGGTCGATGAGCGTCCCGCCCTCGCCAGTTCCGTAGTCACACCATAGATTGACGTTATAATCCACCTTGAAACTTGGCGTGTTGTCCTCCCGTAAGGGGCTGCGGTACATCCCGTAACTTCCTTTTTCCGTGACGGGCTGGATTCCAAAAGAGTTCAGGTAATCTTTGATACTGATATTGTTGGCTTCCTTATAGGTCATGATTTTTATTTTTAAATTTAACGATAGTAATAATGAAGCAAGAAGCGAGTAAGAAGAAGCACGGGACACTACTACATCTATCTGTTTCTTTTTCAATGGTTTGTAGTACATGTAGTAACATAGTAATTATTTATCCTTTAAAAAAGGAATAAATATATCCTATATATTATATTGCCGTTTTTTCTTTTTCCCGGATTTTCCGAAAGTTTGGGATTCTATCTTACTTCATACTACATAATTGTTAAACTGTTGTTTATTAAATTGTTATCTATATCTCAAACAGTATGTAGAAGCTACTACATCCCGGTTTTACCCGTAATCATCCCCTGTACGGGAAGCCGAAACAGGCTTTATCCTGTACCCATATACGGGATAATAGTTGTTGTTTATGCGCTTTTGCACCCGTTTGAAACCGATTTTCCGCAATGATTCCCCCAATCTTTTTTCGGATAACTGAACAGGGGATATATTGCGTAGGTGTGCGAGTATCTGTGCGGTAGTCATGAAACAGTTCCTTTCCTCCTCTGCTGTCGGTTGTTCAAAGTATTGCATCAGCATTTCAAACTCGATTGTCTGCACCTCAAATTCCGCATTTGTCAGGTGCAGTTCTTCAATCTCCGCATCATTGAACCAATAGCGTACACCCTGACGGTACAGGTACATGATTTCGGAATAGACGTTATCCATGTGAATACTTTCTGCCGTGGGCTTGTCTATGTACAATACTTCAAAGGGCAAAAAACGCCTGCTGCCTGTCGGGTCGGTCAGGAACTCGTTGCCGTTCACCGAAGCCATGAAGCTGGCAAGGTGGGGGTATTCCTCTATGTAAACATCATACGGTCTGCGGTATTTCACTGCCGGGGTAGTGATAAGGTTCTTCAAGGCGTTCTCGTTCTGCTTGTTGAGTTCCTTTAGCTGGTCGTCAATGTTGATGAACAGGTATTCGGCTATCAGTGTCAGGATGTCTTTGCCCTGCGGGTCTATCTTCCCGGTAAACAGGTAATTCTTAAGCGGTGTCGGGCAAAGGTTGTCCAGCCACCACGATTTGAACTGTCCCTGCTTGTCCCCGGTCAATACCAGACAGGTATGGTTCTGACATCCCGTGTCGTTCATCGCGTTGGCTACCACACCGATAAGCCATTTCGTGAAATATTCCTCCCATTTGCCGGGGTTGGCTACCTGTACCGTGTTCAGGAGTTTGCCGATATATCCGTGTTCGGCAGGATTCAGCAAGGGCAGGGCGTTGAAATACTCCTGTATGGGGTGAGCCTTTCTTGCGAAATCGCTTTCCAGTATCATGCGGATGTTGTCGGTAGAGGTGGAAATGTCAGCCGTTGCGTCCAGTCTGCGCCTGAAAGTGTTCAGGGCAAATTTTGTAACGGGCTGGTACAAGTCCGCAGAACTTGCAGCCCGGTATTCCGTCCGGCTCTTTACGGTATTGAACCGGAAATCGTACAGGATGTTCAACAGGCTTTCGATGCGCTCGTTCTTAGACTGCCAGCCCTCGATATGCCGTGTATCATCACTTCTTTTCTTTTTCATCGGGAAGTCTGTTAGAAGCCGGGACATACTGCTGCTGCATCCACTTTTTGAGTTCCTCCATGTCGAAACGCAGGGTACGCCTACGCTTGACACACGGTATCATCCCCTTGCTGGCTAAGTGGTACAGGTAATTGACCGAATACCCGGTTATGCCGCTGGCAACGGATATTTTGACTAACACAGGCTCTTTTCCGTCCTGCCGTTCTTCGGGCTGTGCGCCCATGACCGGGGCAATCATCTTTTCGATGTTCTCCAGCCGCTTGAAAATTTCTTCGAAAGGATTATTCATGAGTGCTTAATTTTTGAATTAGCACCACAAATAAAATAAGAAAAATCGGTAAAAAACAAAGCGTCAGCCGTTTGGAATCGCTTTGCTGCGCTCTGCGCCAAATTAATGTCGGTAAATAGAAAACGGCTTTGTGTTCATTACCTTACTTATTTAGAAAGTGGGGGAAACCGGGATTTCTGTTCTCTTATTGTTTCTTTCCTGTTCGCTTGGGGCAGTGGTGGACATTTTCGGACACGTAAGGTCATTTGCGGACAGGAAGAAACAACCTGTCATTCAGTCTTATATATTTGCACCAGTGAAGAAAAACGGAGTATTGACAATAATAAATATATCGGTTATGGAAATAGTGACGATTGAAAAGAGAACCTTTGAACTTTGGAAACAGAGGTTTGAAAACTTTGTGGGGCGTGTGGATGCGCTCTGCGTACCTTTACGCAGGAAGCGTGACAAGTGGCTGGATAACTGCGAAACCTGCCGTTTGCTGAATGTTTCAGCCCGGACGATGCAGACTTACCGTGATACGGGAAAATTGCCTTATTCGCAGATAAACAATAAGATTTACTACAAGGCTTCGGACGTGGAAACATTTCTGCTCAACCAAGTAAGGGACAATTCTAAAAAGTAGGCATATGGATTTGATAACGAAAGATTCCGATACTACACTGGTACTGTTTTCCTCCCTTGACAGGGTGCTGGAAAACGTGGAGTACGTGGTAATGAACTATCGCCCGGTATTGAACGGTGAACACTACCTGACGGGCGAGGAAGTATGCGAGCGGCTTTGCATCAGCAAACGGACTTTGCAGGATTACAGGGACACGGGGCTGCTGGGGTACGTGCAGCTTCCGGGAAAAATCATCTACCGGGAAAGTGACATCATGGATTTGTTGGAAAGGTTCTATCAGAAATGAAATCTTGAAAACATGGAATCTTGTTTTATTGCTGTCTTGCTTCCTTGAAAGATTGAAGTATTGAAATATAGCTGTCTTGTTTTCTATATTGTTTGGTTGAAAGCCTGCAATCACGGTTTCTTGAAAACTGTGTTGCGGGCTTTGATTATTCAAAAGTTTAACCTTGTACTTCTAAATATATTTAATTGAATTTGTATCTTTGCTTCTATTTAACTTTGTAGTATTTATGGGAAATTCAATCAAATTATTTATTTCATATAGTTGGACTAACCAAGACCATGAAACTTGGGTGCTTAACCTTGCAAAAGAATTAGTCGAAAATGGAGTTCATGTTGTAATTGATAAATGGGACTTGAAAGAAGGACAAGATTCCTATTCTTTTATGGAAAAAATGGTTAGTGATACAGAAATTCAAAAGGTTTTAATTATTTCTGATAAGAAATATGCAGATAAAGCGAATGGAAGAGATGGGGGCGTTGGTACTGAAACACAAATAATTTCTGCTGAAGTTTATAAAAATAGGCAACAAGAAAAATTTGTTGCTGCTGTCGTTGAACGAGATGAAACTGGTGAAGCTTATCTGCCAGTATATTACAAATCAAGAATCTATATAGATTTTTGTGAGCCAGAAAATTATGCAGATAGTTTTGAAAAATTACTTCGTTGGATATATGATAAACCTTTATACAAACGTCCTCCTATAGGGAAACAACCTGCATTTCTTAATGAAAGAGATGATATTGCTTTGGGAACCTCATTTCTATCTAAAAGGGTGCTATTGGGATTGAAAGAAGCAAAACCGTATGTAAATGGTGCAATTGAAGAGTATTTGGTTACCCTCTCAACAAATATTGAAGCTTTGAGAATAGATTGTAAACCAGAAGAATATGACGATAAGCTGATTGAGAAAATAGATGCTTTTATACCTTATCGTAATGAATTTATTCAAATTTGCATTTCTGTTTGCCAATACTCTGATGATATAAAAATTGATAAATTCTATCATTTCTTTGAAAAATTAATACCTTATTTTAAAAAACATGGAACTGGTAGCTTTTATGAACATGAGTTTGATGTCTTCAAGTTTATAGCTTATGAACTGTTTTTGTACTATGTCGCTATACTATTGAAATATGAAAAATTTATAGATTTGGATGAGTTTTTAGATAAACAATATATGGGAAGTGAAGATAGTTATGGCTATGATGTAGAGGGGTATTTGATATTCTATAATTATTTGAAGTCATTAGATTATAGAAATAGGCGGCTAAATTGCCGGAAATTGTCTTTGTTTGCAGATATAATAAAAGAAAGAGCAAAACATTTGAGTATTGATTTTTCTGATTTGATGCAAGCTGATTTTGTGCTTTTTTTGAGGGCGGAACATTTAATACACAATGATTGGAGAAAATGGTATCCTCAAACATTGATATATTCGGAATATAGAAGAAAACCAATGGAAATTTTTTTTAGAGCTCAATCTAAGAAATATTTTGAAAAAATGAAATGCGCTATTGGTTTTGATGATGTACAAGAATTAAAATCTTTTATAGAAGAATATTATACAGAAAAAAGGGAGATTCCAAGGTGGCAGCATTGTTCTTTCAGTCCTAAAGGATTGGCTAATAGTGATAATTTGTGTTCAAAAAGATAGAGGGGGGGAAGAAGATGAATAATAGTTCTTCTTCCCCTTTGGATGTTTAGAGTGCAAGCTGTTCCTCGACGGCTTGCATATCCCTTAATATCGTTTGGTCTAACACCTTTGCATAATGTTGTGTCATTCGGGTGGATGAATGCCCCAGCATTTTAGCCACATTCGGCAGTGACACGTTGTTAGCCAGTGCGATAACCGATGCGAAACTATGGCGGGCTGTGTGCGTGGTCAGGTTCTTTTTGATACCGCACAGGTCGGCAATCTCTTTCAGGTAGCTGTTCATCTTCTGATTGCAGGGAACGGGTAATAAAGTTCCTTTATCCATGCAGTAGGGGTTATCCTTGTACTTTTCAAGTATTTGTTTGGGAATGCTCAAAAGCGGGATGTTACAAAGGTTATTTGTCTTTTCACGGGGTTTCACTATCCACAGATTACCGTTGCCGTCCTCGGAAATATGTTCGGGGTGCAGATTATACACGTCTATGAATGCCAGCCCGGTATATACGCAAAAGATAAAAACATCCCGTACCAGTTCCAGCCGTTCAATCTTGAACTCTTTCTGCCATATCCGGTTTATCTCGGATTGGCTTAGGAACTGTTTGTTTACCTCTACCTCGTGAAACTTGATTCCGGCAAATGGGTTCTTTGTCAGCCACTCGTTGGCAATGGCAAGGTTTATCACTTTTTTGAAGCATTTCATGTACCGGATAACGGTATTTTGTGCGCAATGCTTTTCTGTCTTTAGGTATAAATCGAATTTACGCACCAGTTCCCCGTTTACCTCACGTAGTAGTATATCATCTATCTTGTAGTCACGTTTAACCAGTTCCATGAGATATTTAAGGCAGTTATCGTAACGTCTTACGGTGATGTCGGCATAGTCCGTCCCGATTAGCTTCCGGCAGTTGTCGTTATGCTCCTTGAACACATTGTATAATGTCTTGAAAGTTTCGTCCTTTCCCTGATAGCGGTTCACTATGGCACGTGCGGAGATAATCTTTCCCTCCAGTTCCAAGTCTTGGTAAATCTGATAGAATTTCACACGCAAGGCGTCAATGTAATGGTTAAGTTCTACGGAGTTTCGGTCTTTGCCTGTCGATTTCTCTTTTTCCTGCGACCAGAGTGGGACTTTTACGCTCCGCTTTAGTTGAAGTTCCACGTATAGGCGGTCATAAGTGACACGCACACGCACGGGTGCTTCCCCGTTTTTTAACAGTTTGCTACGCTTGATGAAGAACAACACGCTGAATCTTTTTCTTTCCATACGGCTCAATTTTTAATGATACAAAGTTAGGAAATCGAACCGAGAACCCTGTTATGTAAAATAGCGCAACAGACTGTAAAAGAATGAAGTAAATACCTCGCAGTGGAACATTTCGGGCTTTTGAAAACAGTCCCTTGAATAAGGACGTATAGTTTGCTCTAATCCCACTAATTTTGCCTATTCTTGGAAAAGAAAAATCCCCGAATCTCTTTGAAATTCAGGGATTTACATCGTTTTTCTTTCTTAAAAAGTGGTGCCGCCAGGAACTGAGTGAAGATCCCGCGCTAAGCATCGAGAACAAACACGGGGGGTACTATAAGCTGCAAGGAGAATAAAGAACCGGATTATTTGGTTAATAAACCAAACATCGTTAAATTTGACTGCGTTTAAAGCATAAAGAAAAACAATATGGCCTCTATAAAATCTTCAGAACTGATTACCAATGAGGACGGCAGTATTTTCCATCTGCATTTACTTCCGGAGGACCTTGCCGACGACATCATTCTGGTCGGTGACCCGGGACGGGTGGAAACCATCGCCTCCCATTTTCAACAAATCGAGTTGAAAAAAAGTAACCGCGAATTTTACACCATCACCGGCAGTTACCGGGGTCACCGGCTTTCCGTGATTTCCACCGGTATCGGTCCGGATAATATCGATATCGTTATCAACGAATTGGATGCTCTGGCCCATATCGATTTGAAAACCAAAGAAATAAAAGCGATCGGCCGTACCCTGAATATCGTCCGTATCGGTACTTCCGGTTCGGTACAAGCCGACATTCCGGTAGATTCTTTTGTCATCTCGGAAAAAAGCATCGGCTGCGACGGGGTATTGAGGTTTTATGCAAACAACGAATCGGTTTGCGACCATCCGTTCGAAGAAGCTTTTATCCGGCATTGCCGATGGACCCCCTCTGCAGCCCGCCCTTATGTAGTCAATGCCGATCCCGGATTAGCAGACCGCCTGTATGACGAAGAACACACCATCAAAGGAGTTACCCTGACAGCAGTCGGATTTTACGGCCCGCAAGGACGTGTCCTGCGTCTGCCGCTAGCCATGCCGGGAATCAACGACCGGATCACCGCTTTCCGCTACGAAGGCTACAAAGTGACCAACTATGAAATGGAAAGTGCAGCTATCACAGGCCTTTGTAACCTTTTGGGGCATCGGGCCGCCACCATCTGCCTGATCATCGCCAACCGGATAAACGGAGATGCCTCCGCCGATTACCACAGCTATATGAATAAACTGATCCGCTATACCCTGGAAAAATTAAGCTAAAAGCTATAGGCTATAAGCCTTTTGCTTTTAGTATTTAGCATTTCATTTTTTACTTTATATTATGATTCAACGTATTCAATCTCTTTTTTTGCTTTGTACAGCAATTGTGACCGGGCTGTTATTTTTTATGCCGGTTGCTTCCATTGTAGTTCCGAATAATTTTACCTATGCGTTTTATACGACAAAAGTGGTACAGGCCGGAAGTCCGTGTGTATTCATCACCTGGAACTGGATGTCATTGATCCTGAATGCCCTTATTACCACATTGGCAGTAGTCACTATTTTCATTCATCACAAAAAATCCAAGACGGTGAAACCGACTCTATTTCTGCAATTGCGTCTTTGTATTGTCAATATTGTGCTTCAATTGGGGTTAATCGTCCTGATGTGGCTACAAGTGCGTCAACGTAGCAACGAACTCAATGCCGAATGGTTTGCCGATATCAGTTTTATCTTTCCACTGATCGGTGTGATCTTCACGTGGCTGGCTATCCGGGGAATTGTGAAAGATATCACCTTACTGAAATCGTTCGACCGGATTCGGTAAACGATACCGCTACAGCCCATAACAGCTGTAGTGGCCATTGGAAAACGGAAAATCTAAATCGTAAACTATAACATTTCCTTAATCTAAATCGTATGTTCAAAATTTGTTGTGCTAGTTTATTTCTTATAGCGATAACTTTTATCAAAGTTTCTGCTTGTACTAATTTCTTACTCACCCGGGGAGCCACTCAGGACGGATCGACGATGATCACCTATTCGGCCGACTCTCACGTATTGTATGGGGAACTTTATCATTGGCCTGCCGGTACCTGGCCTGCCGGAACGATGATGGATATCTATGAATGGGATACCGGTAAATATATGGGTAAAATCCCGCAGGCTGCCCAGACTTACAACGTAATCGGTAATATGAACGAATATCAATTGGCTATCGGTGAAACGACATACGGCGGACGTAAAGAACTGGAAAGTCAGCCGGGAGCTATTATCGACTACGGAAGTCTGATCTATATCACCCTGCAACGCGCTAAAAATGCCCGGGAAGCCATTGTCGTGATGACCGATCTGGTAGAGCGATACGGTTATGCCAGTTCAGGCGAATCTTTCTCCATCAGTGATCCTGATGAAGTATGGATTCTCGAAATGATCGGTAAAGGCGAAGGCGAAAAAGGAGCGGTATGGGTGGCCCGGATGGTCCCCGACGGTTATGTTTGTGCACATGCCAACCAGGCACGGATCACCACCTTCCCCCTGGAAGGAAAAACTTCCATTTCATCCGACCAGATGAAAAAAATCTATGATAAAGAAATTACAACGGTATATGCAAAAGATGTGATTTCTTTTGCCAAACAAAAAGGCCTTTATCCCCAGGACGGGAAAAATGCCGATTTCAGTTTTTCCG
Coding sequences within it:
- a CDS encoding helix-turn-helix domain-containing protein; this translates as MDLITKDSDTTLVLFSSLDRVLENVEYVVMNYRPVLNGEHYLTGEEVCERLCISKRTLQDYRDTGLLGYVQLPGKIIYRESDIMDLLERFYQK
- a CDS encoding SEFIR domain-containing protein, which translates into the protein MGNSIKLFISYSWTNQDHETWVLNLAKELVENGVHVVIDKWDLKEGQDSYSFMEKMVSDTEIQKVLIISDKKYADKANGRDGGVGTETQIISAEVYKNRQQEKFVAAVVERDETGEAYLPVYYKSRIYIDFCEPENYADSFEKLLRWIYDKPLYKRPPIGKQPAFLNERDDIALGTSFLSKRVLLGLKEAKPYVNGAIEEYLVTLSTNIEALRIDCKPEEYDDKLIEKIDAFIPYRNEFIQICISVCQYSDDIKIDKFYHFFEKLIPYFKKHGTGSFYEHEFDVFKFIAYELFLYYVAILLKYEKFIDLDEFLDKQYMGSEDSYGYDVEGYLIFYNYLKSLDYRNRRLNCRKLSLFADIIKERAKHLSIDFSDLMQADFVLFLRAEHLIHNDWRKWYPQTLIYSEYRRKPMEIFFRAQSKKYFEKMKCAIGFDDVQELKSFIEEYYTEKREIPRWQHCSFSPKGLANSDNLCSKR
- a CDS encoding helix-turn-helix domain-containing protein — its product is MEIVTIEKRTFELWKQRFENFVGRVDALCVPLRRKRDKWLDNCETCRLLNVSARTMQTYRDTGKLPYSQINNKIYYKASDVETFLLNQVRDNSKK
- a CDS encoding DUF4293 domain-containing protein; the protein is MIQRIQSLFLLCTAIVTGLLFFMPVASIVVPNNFTYAFYTTKVVQAGSPCVFITWNWMSLILNALITTLAVVTIFIHHKKSKTVKPTLFLQLRLCIVNIVLQLGLIVLMWLQVRQRSNELNAEWFADISFIFPLIGVIFTWLAIRGIVKDITLLKSFDRIR
- a CDS encoding nucleoside phosphorylase, encoding MASIKSSELITNEDGSIFHLHLLPEDLADDIILVGDPGRVETIASHFQQIELKKSNREFYTITGSYRGHRLSVISTGIGPDNIDIVINELDALAHIDLKTKEIKAIGRTLNIVRIGTSGSVQADIPVDSFVISEKSIGCDGVLRFYANNESVCDHPFEEAFIRHCRWTPSAARPYVVNADPGLADRLYDEEHTIKGVTLTAVGFYGPQGRVLRLPLAMPGINDRITAFRYEGYKVTNYEMESAAITGLCNLLGHRAATICLIIANRINGDASADYHSYMNKLIRYTLEKLS
- a CDS encoding site-specific integrase, with translation MERKRFSVLFFIKRSKLLKNGEAPVRVRVTYDRLYVELQLKRSVKVPLWSQEKEKSTGKDRNSVELNHYIDALRVKFYQIYQDLELEGKIISARAIVNRYQGKDETFKTLYNVFKEHNDNCRKLIGTDYADITVRRYDNCLKYLMELVKRDYKIDDILLREVNGELVRKFDLYLKTEKHCAQNTVIRYMKCFKKVINLAIANEWLTKNPFAGIKFHEVEVNKQFLSQSEINRIWQKEFKIERLELVRDVFIFCVYTGLAFIDVYNLHPEHISEDGNGNLWIVKPREKTNNLCNIPLLSIPKQILEKYKDNPYCMDKGTLLPVPCNQKMNSYLKEIADLCGIKKNLTTHTARHSFASVIALANNVSLPNVAKMLGHSSTRMTQHYAKVLDQTILRDMQAVEEQLAL